The sequence GTCCAATCAGACGCGTTCCTTGAGCACTTCGGCGAGCGTCGAGCCGAGTTCCGACGGGCTTGCCGACACCTTGATGCCAGCAGCTTCCATCGCCGCGATCTTGCTTTCGGCGTCGCCCTTGCCACCCGACACGATCGCACCGGCATGGCCCATGCGGCGGCCCGGAGGCGCGGTGCGGCCCGCGATGAAGCCGGCCATCGGCTTCTTGCGGCCGCGCTTCGCTTCGTCGATCAGGAACTGTGCAGCCTGCTCCTCGGCGTCGCCGCCGATTTCGCCGATCATGATGATCGACTTGGTCGCTTCGTCGGCGAGGAAGAGTTCGAGCACGTCGATGAAGTTGGTGCCGTTGACCGGGTCGCCGCCGATGCCGACAGCGGTCGTCTGACCGAGGCCGACGTTCGTGGTCTGGAACACGGCTTCATAGGTGAGCGTGCCCGAGCGCGAAACGACGCCGACGCTGCCCTTCGAGAAAATGCTGCCGGGCATGATCCCGATCTTGCAT is a genomic window of Sphingopyxis sp. YR583 containing:
- the sucD gene encoding succinate--CoA ligase subunit alpha, producing the protein MSILIDKNTKVITQGMTGATGTFHTEQALAYGTQMVGGVTPGKGGTTHIGLPNFNTVEEAKAATRATASCIYVPPPFAADSILEAIDAEMELIVCITEGIPVLDMVKVKRALSGSKSRLIGPNCPGVLTPGECKIGIMPGSIFSKGSVGVVSRSGTLTYEAVFQTTNVGLGQTTAVGIGGDPVNGTNFIDVLELFLADEATKSIIMIGEIGGDAEEQAAQFLIDEAKRGRKKPMAGFIAGRTAPPGRRMGHAGAIVSGGKGDAESKIAAMEAAGIKVSASPSELGSTLAEVLKERV